Proteins encoded together in one Camelina sativa cultivar DH55 chromosome 9, Cs, whole genome shotgun sequence window:
- the LOC104715642 gene encoding uncharacterized protein LOC104715642: MAMVPVIPVPNPLPGVDFDAEAEDRDEFHINKLATDFTEAEESIRHNVYPESDDEDKERVPSGGASRGTPIVHGDGTMYKGQSFYNGIAFKECVLDYALVSDRDRISFKCVGAKGKCMWKVYAACLHNESMWRITLYTNKHICVPNGECEMFKVPVIARLFLDKIREEPEYYMPLKMEQTIMEKWKISVTRGQCQAARRKALAWIELEYDTQFERLRDYGAEILEANKGSVVEVETVKNEAGQDVFKRFYVCFDALRRTWKQSCRPLIGVDGCFLKEKIKGQLLVALGRDADNAIYPMAWCVVQVENTDNWSWFVNRLKIDLELGDGDGYIMVSDRQKDLIKAVELELPKIEHRKCVRHIYGNLKKRHPDKKRLKKLLWDLAWCYNSKDYEEALERIHAYNSKVVYSHRRYRRFGLWSDLEV, translated from the exons ATGGCGATGGTCCCGGTAATTCCCGTTCCTAATCCGCTTCCTGGAGTAGATTTCGACGCAGAAGCTGAGGATCGCGATGAGTTTCATATCAACAAGTTGGCGACAGATTTTACGGAAGCCGAGGAATCGATTCGTCATAACGTGTACCCAGAAAGCGACGATGAGGATAAGGAACGTGTTCCTAGTGGTGGTGCGAGTAGGGGGACTCCCATAGTTCATGGTGATGGTACAATGTACAAAGGGCAAAGCTTCTACAATGGAATCGCTTTTAAGGAGTGTGTTCTCGACTACGCACTTGTATCCGATAGAGATAGAATCAGTTTTAAGTGTGTTGGTGCTAAGGGGAAATGTATGTGGAAAGTTTATGCGGCATGTTTGCACAATGAGTCGATGTGGAGGATTACATTGTACACGAACAAGCATATTTGTGTACCTAATGGAGAGTGTGAAATGTTTAAAGTGCCAGTGATAGCTAGGTTGTTTCtagataagataagagaagaaCCGGAATATTACATGCCTTTGAAGATGGAGCAGACTATAATGGAGAAGTGGAAGATATCAGTTACTAGAGGTCAATGTCAAGCTGCTAGGAGAAAGGCATTGGCATGGATAGAGCTTGAATATGACACTCAATTTGAGCGACTCAGAGACTATGGAGCGGAGATATTGGAAGCAAATAAAGGTTCTGTTGTAGAGGTAGAGACGGTGAAGAACGAGGCTGGACAGGATGTGTTTAAGCGGTTCTATGTATGCTTTGATGCTCTTAGGAGAACATGGAAACAATCTTGCAGACCACTAATAGGAGTTGATGGTTGTTTCTTGAAAGAAAAGATCAAGGGGCAGTTGCTGGTTGCTTTAGGAAGGGATGCTGACAATGCTATCTACCCAATGGCTTGGTGTGTTGTTCAAGTTGAGAACACGGATAATTGGTCATGGTTTGTTAATAGGCTGAAGATCGACTTGGAGTTAGGTGATGGGGATGGTTACATTATGGTGTCTGATCGACAAAAG gaTTTGATTAAAGCTGTTGAGTTAGAGTTACCAAAGATTGAGCATCGAAAATGTGTTAGGCACATTTATGGTAATCTAAAGAAGAGGCATCCGGATAAGAAGCGGCTGAAGAAACTCCTTTGGGATCTAGCTTGGTGCTACAATAGTAAAGACTATGAAGAGGCATTGGAGAGGATCCATGCATACAATAGTAAAGTTGTTTACTCACACCGAAGGTATCGTCGATTTGGGTTATGGTCGGATTTGGAAGTTTAG
- the LOC104711966 gene encoding serine/threonine-protein kinase ATG1b isoform X2, whose translation MAQSAAAGRSGRVIGDYAVGRQIGSGSFSVVWEGRHLVHGTVVAIKEIAMARLNKKLQESLMSEIIILRKINHPNIIRFIDMIEAPGKINLVLEYCKGGDLSMYIHKHGSVPEATAKHFMLQLAAGLQVLRDNNIIHRDLKPQNLLLSTDDTDAALKIADFGFARSLQPRGLAETLCGSPLYMAPEIMQLQKYDAKADLWSVGAILFQLVTGRTPFTGNSQIQLLQNIIRSTDLHFPVDCRDLSTDCKDLCQKLLRRNPVERLTFEEFFHHPFLSGKQSYDFTRSRLDSQTMNDFHSSGSSPSRNMDDISQEDCLPFFLDDDSSGPEGSPSSFKHTSPMKSSYGFSIERREAASSPLKNMELTSRYSRVSHRAETINFKFEGHRLSDRSQFKPSSLPDTRSLSTQGRGDSPDSMDQDYVLISGPPVDIPSSSSGSPKPFNYPFKSHSPPVESIKRNVSTLTAPMPIAGATGNNISRFGSLESQNYIPGTSHGSLDLVDAFEQPSTNSLTRIRSLQKCAAAVAELVHERDETGKHLEAFSIQLVVLAIWNQALHICHTQAVSGTEGNLRQDINRVRRNISHEGSEKILSQIQKEFVQEVERAEELAKFIESDKIKMPDAMEIIFQAALTLGISGGVDEVMGDAENAGNLYSKAVRLLVFLVVEAQTLILNPPLTLTNSVRYRIRTYIDSLISRLKHLQSHRRTSYPQKQ comes from the exons ATGGCTCAGTCGGCGGCGGCGGGGAGAAGCGGAAGGGTTATCGGCGATTACGCGGTGGGTCGACAAATCGGGTCGGGTTCGTTTTCTGTGGTTTGGGAAGGGAGGCACCTTGTCCATGGCACCGTTGTTGCTATCAAGGAGATCGCTATGGCTAGGCTTAATAAGAAGTTGCAAGAGAGTCTTATGTCCGAGATTATTATCTTAAGGAAGATTAATCATCCTAACATCATCCGCTTTATCGACATGATCgag gctCCTGGGAAGATAAATCTGGTGTTGGAGTATTGTAAAGGAGGTGATTTGTCTATGTATATTCACAAACATGGAAGTGTTCCTGAAGCTACTGCTAAGCATTTTATGCTGCAGTTAG CGGCTGGCTTGCAAGTTCTTCGTGACAATAATATCATTCACCGTGATTTAAAGCCTCAG AATCTTCTTCTATCCACAGATGATACTGATGCAGCTCTGAAGATTGCTGATTTTGGATTTGCAAG ATCGTTGCAGCCTAGGGGTTTGGCAGAAACTTTATGTGGTTCACCACTGTATATGGCCCCAGAGATTATGCAGCTTCAAAAATATGATGCAAAG GCAGATCTCTGGAGTGTTGGTGCTATATTATTTCAACTTGTGACTGGCAGAACCCCTTTTACAGGAAACAGTCAAATTCAG TTGCTCCAGAACATTATAAGATCTACTGACTTACATTTTCCAGTAGACTGTAGAGATTTGAGTACTGACTGTAAAGATCTATGCCAGAAGCTACTGCGTCGTAATCCAG TGGAACGTTTGACGTTTGAAGAGTTTTTTCATCATCCTTTTCTTTCGGGCAAACAATCATATGATTTCACAAG AAGTAGATTAGATTCACAAACAATGAATGATTTTCATTCATCTGGTAGCAGTCCCTCAAGAAATATGGATGACATTTCTCAAGAAGACTGTTTGCCGTTCTTTTTAGATGATGATTCTAGTGGACCTGAGGGAAGTCCTTCATCTTTTAAACATACTTCTCCCATGAAGTCATCTTACGGATTTAGTATTGAGAGAAGGGAGGCAGCATCTAGTCCTTTGAAAAACATGGAACTTACTTCCAGATATAGTAGAGTCAGTCATAGAGCTGAAACCATTAATTTCAAGTTTGAAGGCCATAGATTATCAGATAGAAGCCAATTTAAACCGTCAAGCTTGCCTGATACCAGATCACTTAGTACTCAAGGAAGAG GGGATTCTCCAGACTCAATGGATCAAGATTATGTTCTGATATCTGGACCACCGGTTGATATACCATCATCTTCGTCTGGTTCTCCGAAGCCTTTCAATTACCCATTCAAATCACATTCTCCTCCTGTAGAGTCCATCAAGAGAAATGTATCTACTTTAACGGCTCCTATGCCAATAGCTGGTGCCACTGGCAACAACATTAGTCGATTTGGAAGCTTGGAGAGTCAGAATTATATCCCGGGTACTTCCCATGGCTCTCTGGATCTTGTAGATGCTTTTGAACAGCCATCAACTAACAGTTTGACAAGAATCCGGTCTTTACAAAAGTGTGCAGCAGCAGTAGCAGAATTGGTTCATGAAAGG GATGAAACTGGTAAGCATTTAGAAGCTTTCTCGATCCAACTGGTGGTTCTTGCAATTTGGAATCAAGCACTGCATATCTGTCATACTCAGGCAGTCTCGGGTACAGAAGGAAACCTGCGCCAAGACATTAACAGAGTAAGAAGAAATATCAGCCACGAAGGATCAGAGAAGATATTGTCTCAGATTCAGAAAGAATTTGTCCAGGAGGTTGAGCGTGCTGAAGAACTTGCCAAGTTTATTGAATCTG ATAAAATAAAGATGCCGGATGCAATGGAGATAATATTTCAAGCAGCTCTTACTCTCGGCATAAGTGGAGGA GTAGATGAAGTGATGGGAGATGCAGAGAACGCAGGAAACCTCTACTCGAAAGCGGTGCGTTTGCTAGTCTTCCTAGTAGTAGAGGCGCAGACTCTGATTCTCAATCCGCCTTTAACACTCACAAACTCAGTACGGTATCGAATCAGAACATATATTGACTCGCTCATAAGCAGATTAAAACATCTTCAATCACATAGAAGAACTTCATATCCTCAGAAGCAATGA
- the LOC104711966 gene encoding serine/threonine-protein kinase ATG1b isoform X1, translated as MAQSAAAGRSGRVIGDYAVGRQIGSGSFSVVWEGRHLVHGTVVAIKEIAMARLNKKLQESLMSEIIILRKINHPNIIRFIDMIEAPGKINLVLEYCKGGDLSMYIHKHGSVPEATAKHFMLQLAAGLQVLRDNNIIHRDLKPQNLLLSTDDTDAALKIADFGFARSLQPRGLAETLCGSPLYMAPEIMQLQKYDAKADLWSVGAILFQLVTGRTPFTGNSQIQLLQNIIRSTDLHFPVDCRDLSTDCKDLCQKLLRRNPVERLTFEEFFHHPFLSGKQSYDFTRSRLDSQTMNDFHSSGSSPSRNMDDISQEDCLPFFLDDDSSGPEGSPSSFKHTSPMKSSYGFSIERREAASSPLKNMELTSRYSRVSHRAETINFKFEGHRLSDRSQFKPSSLPDTRSLSTQGRVGDSPDSMDQDYVLISGPPVDIPSSSSGSPKPFNYPFKSHSPPVESIKRNVSTLTAPMPIAGATGNNISRFGSLESQNYIPGTSHGSLDLVDAFEQPSTNSLTRIRSLQKCAAAVAELVHERDETGKHLEAFSIQLVVLAIWNQALHICHTQAVSGTEGNLRQDINRVRRNISHEGSEKILSQIQKEFVQEVERAEELAKFIESDKIKMPDAMEIIFQAALTLGISGGVDEVMGDAENAGNLYSKAVRLLVFLVVEAQTLILNPPLTLTNSVRYRIRTYIDSLISRLKHLQSHRRTSYPQKQ; from the exons ATGGCTCAGTCGGCGGCGGCGGGGAGAAGCGGAAGGGTTATCGGCGATTACGCGGTGGGTCGACAAATCGGGTCGGGTTCGTTTTCTGTGGTTTGGGAAGGGAGGCACCTTGTCCATGGCACCGTTGTTGCTATCAAGGAGATCGCTATGGCTAGGCTTAATAAGAAGTTGCAAGAGAGTCTTATGTCCGAGATTATTATCTTAAGGAAGATTAATCATCCTAACATCATCCGCTTTATCGACATGATCgag gctCCTGGGAAGATAAATCTGGTGTTGGAGTATTGTAAAGGAGGTGATTTGTCTATGTATATTCACAAACATGGAAGTGTTCCTGAAGCTACTGCTAAGCATTTTATGCTGCAGTTAG CGGCTGGCTTGCAAGTTCTTCGTGACAATAATATCATTCACCGTGATTTAAAGCCTCAG AATCTTCTTCTATCCACAGATGATACTGATGCAGCTCTGAAGATTGCTGATTTTGGATTTGCAAG ATCGTTGCAGCCTAGGGGTTTGGCAGAAACTTTATGTGGTTCACCACTGTATATGGCCCCAGAGATTATGCAGCTTCAAAAATATGATGCAAAG GCAGATCTCTGGAGTGTTGGTGCTATATTATTTCAACTTGTGACTGGCAGAACCCCTTTTACAGGAAACAGTCAAATTCAG TTGCTCCAGAACATTATAAGATCTACTGACTTACATTTTCCAGTAGACTGTAGAGATTTGAGTACTGACTGTAAAGATCTATGCCAGAAGCTACTGCGTCGTAATCCAG TGGAACGTTTGACGTTTGAAGAGTTTTTTCATCATCCTTTTCTTTCGGGCAAACAATCATATGATTTCACAAG AAGTAGATTAGATTCACAAACAATGAATGATTTTCATTCATCTGGTAGCAGTCCCTCAAGAAATATGGATGACATTTCTCAAGAAGACTGTTTGCCGTTCTTTTTAGATGATGATTCTAGTGGACCTGAGGGAAGTCCTTCATCTTTTAAACATACTTCTCCCATGAAGTCATCTTACGGATTTAGTATTGAGAGAAGGGAGGCAGCATCTAGTCCTTTGAAAAACATGGAACTTACTTCCAGATATAGTAGAGTCAGTCATAGAGCTGAAACCATTAATTTCAAGTTTGAAGGCCATAGATTATCAGATAGAAGCCAATTTAAACCGTCAAGCTTGCCTGATACCAGATCACTTAGTACTCAAGGAAGAG TAGGGGATTCTCCAGACTCAATGGATCAAGATTATGTTCTGATATCTGGACCACCGGTTGATATACCATCATCTTCGTCTGGTTCTCCGAAGCCTTTCAATTACCCATTCAAATCACATTCTCCTCCTGTAGAGTCCATCAAGAGAAATGTATCTACTTTAACGGCTCCTATGCCAATAGCTGGTGCCACTGGCAACAACATTAGTCGATTTGGAAGCTTGGAGAGTCAGAATTATATCCCGGGTACTTCCCATGGCTCTCTGGATCTTGTAGATGCTTTTGAACAGCCATCAACTAACAGTTTGACAAGAATCCGGTCTTTACAAAAGTGTGCAGCAGCAGTAGCAGAATTGGTTCATGAAAGG GATGAAACTGGTAAGCATTTAGAAGCTTTCTCGATCCAACTGGTGGTTCTTGCAATTTGGAATCAAGCACTGCATATCTGTCATACTCAGGCAGTCTCGGGTACAGAAGGAAACCTGCGCCAAGACATTAACAGAGTAAGAAGAAATATCAGCCACGAAGGATCAGAGAAGATATTGTCTCAGATTCAGAAAGAATTTGTCCAGGAGGTTGAGCGTGCTGAAGAACTTGCCAAGTTTATTGAATCTG ATAAAATAAAGATGCCGGATGCAATGGAGATAATATTTCAAGCAGCTCTTACTCTCGGCATAAGTGGAGGA GTAGATGAAGTGATGGGAGATGCAGAGAACGCAGGAAACCTCTACTCGAAAGCGGTGCGTTTGCTAGTCTTCCTAGTAGTAGAGGCGCAGACTCTGATTCTCAATCCGCCTTTAACACTCACAAACTCAGTACGGTATCGAATCAGAACATATATTGACTCGCTCATAAGCAGATTAAAACATCTTCAATCACATAGAAGAACTTCATATCCTCAGAAGCAATGA
- the LOC104711966 gene encoding serine/threonine-protein kinase ATG1b isoform X3 produces MAPEIMQLQKYDAKADLWSVGAILFQLVTGRTPFTGNSQIQLLQNIIRSTDLHFPVDCRDLSTDCKDLCQKLLRRNPVERLTFEEFFHHPFLSGKQSYDFTRSRLDSQTMNDFHSSGSSPSRNMDDISQEDCLPFFLDDDSSGPEGSPSSFKHTSPMKSSYGFSIERREAASSPLKNMELTSRYSRVSHRAETINFKFEGHRLSDRSQFKPSSLPDTRSLSTQGRVGDSPDSMDQDYVLISGPPVDIPSSSSGSPKPFNYPFKSHSPPVESIKRNVSTLTAPMPIAGATGNNISRFGSLESQNYIPGTSHGSLDLVDAFEQPSTNSLTRIRSLQKCAAAVAELVHERDETGKHLEAFSIQLVVLAIWNQALHICHTQAVSGTEGNLRQDINRVRRNISHEGSEKILSQIQKEFVQEVERAEELAKFIESDKIKMPDAMEIIFQAALTLGISGGVDEVMGDAENAGNLYSKAVRLLVFLVVEAQTLILNPPLTLTNSVRYRIRTYIDSLISRLKHLQSHRRTSYPQKQ; encoded by the exons ATGGCCCCAGAGATTATGCAGCTTCAAAAATATGATGCAAAG GCAGATCTCTGGAGTGTTGGTGCTATATTATTTCAACTTGTGACTGGCAGAACCCCTTTTACAGGAAACAGTCAAATTCAG TTGCTCCAGAACATTATAAGATCTACTGACTTACATTTTCCAGTAGACTGTAGAGATTTGAGTACTGACTGTAAAGATCTATGCCAGAAGCTACTGCGTCGTAATCCAG TGGAACGTTTGACGTTTGAAGAGTTTTTTCATCATCCTTTTCTTTCGGGCAAACAATCATATGATTTCACAAG AAGTAGATTAGATTCACAAACAATGAATGATTTTCATTCATCTGGTAGCAGTCCCTCAAGAAATATGGATGACATTTCTCAAGAAGACTGTTTGCCGTTCTTTTTAGATGATGATTCTAGTGGACCTGAGGGAAGTCCTTCATCTTTTAAACATACTTCTCCCATGAAGTCATCTTACGGATTTAGTATTGAGAGAAGGGAGGCAGCATCTAGTCCTTTGAAAAACATGGAACTTACTTCCAGATATAGTAGAGTCAGTCATAGAGCTGAAACCATTAATTTCAAGTTTGAAGGCCATAGATTATCAGATAGAAGCCAATTTAAACCGTCAAGCTTGCCTGATACCAGATCACTTAGTACTCAAGGAAGAG TAGGGGATTCTCCAGACTCAATGGATCAAGATTATGTTCTGATATCTGGACCACCGGTTGATATACCATCATCTTCGTCTGGTTCTCCGAAGCCTTTCAATTACCCATTCAAATCACATTCTCCTCCTGTAGAGTCCATCAAGAGAAATGTATCTACTTTAACGGCTCCTATGCCAATAGCTGGTGCCACTGGCAACAACATTAGTCGATTTGGAAGCTTGGAGAGTCAGAATTATATCCCGGGTACTTCCCATGGCTCTCTGGATCTTGTAGATGCTTTTGAACAGCCATCAACTAACAGTTTGACAAGAATCCGGTCTTTACAAAAGTGTGCAGCAGCAGTAGCAGAATTGGTTCATGAAAGG GATGAAACTGGTAAGCATTTAGAAGCTTTCTCGATCCAACTGGTGGTTCTTGCAATTTGGAATCAAGCACTGCATATCTGTCATACTCAGGCAGTCTCGGGTACAGAAGGAAACCTGCGCCAAGACATTAACAGAGTAAGAAGAAATATCAGCCACGAAGGATCAGAGAAGATATTGTCTCAGATTCAGAAAGAATTTGTCCAGGAGGTTGAGCGTGCTGAAGAACTTGCCAAGTTTATTGAATCTG ATAAAATAAAGATGCCGGATGCAATGGAGATAATATTTCAAGCAGCTCTTACTCTCGGCATAAGTGGAGGA GTAGATGAAGTGATGGGAGATGCAGAGAACGCAGGAAACCTCTACTCGAAAGCGGTGCGTTTGCTAGTCTTCCTAGTAGTAGAGGCGCAGACTCTGATTCTCAATCCGCCTTTAACACTCACAAACTCAGTACGGTATCGAATCAGAACATATATTGACTCGCTCATAAGCAGATTAAAACATCTTCAATCACATAGAAGAACTTCATATCCTCAGAAGCAATGA
- the LOC104711968 gene encoding mitochondrial substrate carrier family protein B-like gives MEARVGVVVEGGQRALNTATATASVVDAGNRKLLLQQQPQTQTQSCHHQSNKQSLNQQQGHFGTVERLVAGGIAGAFSKTCTAPLARLTILFQIQGMQSEAAILSSPNIWHEASRIVKEEGFRAFWKGNMVTVAHRLPYGAVNFYAYDEYKKFFKSNPVLQNYKGNAAVDTSVHFVSGGLAGLTAATATYPLDLVRTRLSAQRKTIYYQGVGHAFRTICREEGIWGFYKGLGATLLGVGPSLAISFAAYESFKTFWRSHRPNDSDVTISLGSGSLSGIVSSTATFPLDLVRRRMQLEGAGGRARVYTTGLFGTFKHIFKTEGMRGLYRGILPEYYKVVPGVGIAFMTFEELKKLLSSVPH, from the exons ATGGAAGCTAGAGTCGGTGTAGTGGTGGAAGGAGGACAGAGAGCTCTTAATACGGCCACCGCCACCGCCAGCGTTGTCGACGCCGGAAACAGGAAGCTTCTGTTACAGCAACAACCGCAGACTCAGACGCAAAGCTGCCATCACCAAAGTAATAAACAGTCGTTGAATCAGCAGCAAGGGCATTTCGGTACCGTCGAGCGACTTGTCGCCGGAGGAATTGCCGGCGCTTTTAGTAAGACTTGCACCGCTCCTCTTGCTCGCCTCACCATCCTGTTTCAG ATACAAGGGATGCAGTCGGAAGCTGCAATTTTGAGCAGTCCAAACATTTGGCATGAAGCTTCCCGTATTGTCAAGGAGGAAGGTTTCAGAGCATTTTGGAAAGGAAACATGGTTACTGTAGCTCATCGGCTTCCCTATGGCGCAGTTAACTTCTACGCATATGACGAATACAAGAAA ttCTTCAAATCAAATCCAGTCTTGCAGAATTATAAAGGAAATGCAGCTGTGGACACTTCTGTGCACTTTGTAAGTGGTGGCTTGGCTGGACTAACGGCTGCTACAGCTACCTACCCTCTCGATCTTGTAAGGACACGGCTCTCTGCACAG AGAAAGACAATCTATTATCAGGGTGTTGGGCATGCCTTCCGTACCATTTGCAGAGAAGAGGGAATTTGGGGTTTCTATAAAGGACTTGGTGCAACATTGTTG GGTGTCGGTCCAAGCCTTGCAATCAGCTTTGCAGCGTATGagtcttttaaaacattttggcGCTCTCATAG GCCTAATGATTCAGATGTCACGATTAGTCTTGGTAGTGGCAGTCTCTCCGGAATTGTTTCCTCGACAG CGACATTCCCATTGGACCTGGTGAGAAGAAGAATGCAGTTAGAAGGAGCTGGTGGGAGAGCGCGAGTGTATACCACGGGACTCTTTGGAACATTCAAACACATATTTAAGACAGAAGGCATGAGAGGGCTATACAGAGGAATCTTACCGGAATACTACAAAGTGGTTCCTGGTGTTGGCATTGCCTTCATGACATTCGAGGAACTTAAGAAGCTCTTATCATCCGTCCCTCATTAG